The following are from one region of the Haemophilus parainfluenzae genome:
- a CDS encoding BCCT family transporter has translation MSLSKFMEKQTSFNPLVIGATLFFVVLLVAMILIAPEQTQTLLNTAKSGIFANFSWFYVLAFSVFLGFLVILSVSSLGNIKLGNDEEEPEFGFLSWLAMLFAAGMGVGLMFFGVAEPLTHYLSDITTGSAEHKQQEALLHTLFHWGIHAWAVYGTIALALAYFGFRYKLPLALRSCFYPLLKERINGKLGDLIDIMALLATLFGVITTLGFGASQLGAGLHQLGWISENSFSLQVVVIAVVMSLAIFSAISGVGKGVKILSELNLTLAFCLLIFVLVAGPTLYLLSAFSDNIGTYLSNLVKLSFKTYVYEQEHTSWFSGWTILYWAWWCSWAPFVGLFIARISKGRTIREFIFGVLVIPSMFGILWFTVFGNTAIWLNDGEAAGALGQMISSPETLLFKFLDYLPLSGVTGLVSLVVISLFFITSADSGIYVLNNIASRDKSLAAPRWQAVMWGVLMSTVAIVLMQSGGLANLQTMTLLVALPFAMLMLLMCFSLWKGLNADKKYFDTKVNPTSIFWTGDKWKERLEQMMNQTQEKDILRFLKHTVLPAMRELRQELIGKYELSVQINTLFDQDEPAVELVIQKDLMRDFMYGVKSIGREVSEQLINDDNLPHIQHSMTYEPYTYFFDGRVGYDVQYMDQDELIADMLKHYERYLSLLDDVGQELMAHEQTELAE, from the coding sequence TTGTCTTTATCTAAATTTATGGAAAAGCAAACGTCGTTCAATCCTTTAGTGATTGGTGCAACGTTATTTTTTGTGGTGTTACTCGTTGCGATGATTTTAATCGCTCCGGAACAAACGCAAACTTTATTAAATACCGCCAAATCGGGCATTTTTGCCAACTTTAGTTGGTTTTACGTATTAGCATTCTCAGTATTTTTGGGCTTTTTAGTCATTTTATCAGTCAGTAGCCTAGGTAATATCAAATTAGGCAATGATGAAGAAGAGCCTGAATTTGGTTTTCTGTCTTGGTTGGCGATGTTATTTGCTGCCGGTATGGGGGTAGGGTTGATGTTCTTTGGTGTAGCAGAGCCATTGACGCATTACTTATCTGATATTACCACAGGCAGCGCAGAGCATAAGCAACAAGAAGCCTTGTTACACACCTTATTCCACTGGGGAATTCATGCCTGGGCGGTGTATGGCACGATTGCGTTGGCATTGGCTTACTTTGGATTCCGTTACAAATTACCTTTGGCATTACGTTCTTGTTTCTATCCGTTATTGAAAGAGCGTATTAATGGCAAGTTAGGCGATCTTATCGACATTATGGCGTTACTTGCCACCTTATTTGGTGTTATCACAACATTAGGTTTTGGTGCATCACAATTGGGTGCAGGCTTACATCAATTAGGCTGGATTAGCGAAAATAGCTTCAGCTTGCAAGTTGTCGTAATTGCCGTGGTAATGAGTTTAGCGATATTTTCCGCGATTTCTGGTGTAGGGAAAGGGGTAAAAATCTTAAGTGAGCTGAATTTAACATTAGCTTTCTGTTTGTTGATTTTCGTCTTAGTGGCGGGACCGACACTTTATTTGTTATCCGCTTTTAGCGACAACATCGGAACGTATCTTAGCAACTTAGTAAAATTAAGTTTCAAAACCTATGTTTATGAACAAGAACATACTAGTTGGTTTAGCGGTTGGACAATTCTGTATTGGGCATGGTGGTGTTCTTGGGCGCCATTTGTCGGTTTATTTATTGCTCGTATTTCGAAAGGGCGTACCATTCGCGAATTTATTTTCGGCGTGTTGGTGATTCCTAGCATGTTCGGTATCTTGTGGTTTACCGTATTTGGTAATACAGCCATTTGGTTGAATGATGGTGAAGCTGCAGGTGCGTTAGGACAAATGATTTCTTCGCCTGAAACGTTGCTCTTTAAGTTCTTAGATTATTTACCGCTTTCTGGTGTGACGGGTTTAGTGAGTTTGGTGGTGATTTCTTTATTTTTTATCACTTCTGCGGATTCGGGCATTTATGTATTAAATAACATTGCATCACGCGATAAAAGTCTTGCTGCACCACGTTGGCAAGCGGTGATGTGGGGCGTATTAATGTCAACTGTCGCCATTGTTTTGATGCAATCAGGCGGCTTGGCTAATCTACAGACAATGACGCTATTAGTGGCATTACCTTTCGCGATGTTGATGTTATTGATGTGCTTTAGTTTATGGAAAGGTTTGAATGCGGATAAAAAATATTTTGATACCAAAGTTAATCCAACCAGTATTTTCTGGACGGGGGATAAATGGAAAGAACGTTTGGAACAAATGATGAACCAAACGCAAGAAAAAGATATTTTACGTTTCCTTAAACATACGGTATTGCCGGCAATGCGTGAGCTACGCCAAGAATTGATTGGTAAATATGAATTGAGTGTGCAAATTAACACGTTATTTGATCAAGATGAGCCTGCAGTCGAGTTAGTCATTCAGAAAGATTTGATGAGAGACTTTATGTACGGGGTGAAATCTATCGGTCGTGAGGTGTCAGAGCAATTAATTAATGACGATAACTTGCCACATATCCAGCATAGTATGACTTATGAGCCATACACTTATTTCTTTGATGGTCGAGTGGGTTATGATGTGCAATATATGGATCAAGATGAATTAATTGCTGATATGTTGAAACATTATGAACGTTATTTAAGTTTGCTAGACGATGTTGGTCAAGAATTGATGGCACACGAGCAAACAGAATTGGCTGAATAA
- the mnmA gene encoding tRNA 2-thiouridine(34) synthase MnmA, translated as MLISNTYNQHFAPLSAEQLVENSTKKVICGMSGGVDSSVSAFILQQQGYQVEGLFMKNWEEDDDTDYCTAAADLADAQAVCDKLGIKLHKINFAAEYWDNVFEHFLTEYKAGRTPNPDILCNKEIKFKAFLEYAAEDLGANYIATGHYVRRRGADDQAELLRGLDSNKDQSYFLYTLSKNQVGQSLFPVGEIEKPIVRAIAEDLGLITAKKKDSTGICFIGERKFKDFLARYLPAQPGDIRTVDGEIIGRHEGLMYHTLGQRKGLGIGGLKNAGDEAWYVVDKDVENNELIVAQGHDHPRLFSKGLITKQLHWVNREPVREAFRCTVKTRYRQTDIACLVEPIDDDCIRVLFDEPQAAVTPGQSAVFYLDEVCLGGGIIEERI; from the coding sequence ATGTTAATTTCAAATACTTATAATCAACATTTCGCACCATTGAGTGCAGAACAACTTGTCGAAAATTCCACTAAAAAAGTCATTTGCGGTATGTCCGGCGGGGTAGATTCTTCGGTGTCTGCCTTTATTCTTCAACAACAAGGCTACCAAGTGGAAGGCCTGTTTATGAAAAACTGGGAAGAAGATGACGATACCGATTATTGTACAGCCGCAGCAGATCTTGCTGATGCACAAGCAGTATGTGACAAGCTAGGTATTAAGCTACATAAAATCAATTTTGCGGCGGAATATTGGGATAACGTATTTGAGCATTTCTTAACCGAGTACAAAGCCGGCCGTACACCAAACCCCGATATTCTTTGTAACAAAGAAATTAAATTTAAAGCTTTCTTGGAATATGCAGCGGAAGATTTGGGTGCTAACTATATTGCTACCGGCCATTATGTACGTCGTCGTGGTGCAGATGATCAAGCAGAGCTATTGCGCGGCTTAGATAGCAATAAAGACCAAAGCTATTTCCTTTACACGTTGAGTAAAAATCAGGTAGGCCAAAGCCTTTTCCCTGTTGGTGAAATTGAAAAGCCGATCGTACGTGCTATTGCAGAAGATTTAGGTTTAATTACCGCGAAGAAAAAAGACTCTACCGGTATTTGTTTTATCGGCGAGCGTAAGTTTAAGGATTTCTTAGCACGTTATTTGCCTGCTCAACCAGGTGATATCCGTACCGTAGATGGCGAGATTATTGGTCGTCATGAAGGATTGATGTACCACACCCTGGGGCAGCGTAAAGGGCTAGGTATCGGTGGATTAAAAAATGCCGGTGATGAAGCCTGGTATGTGGTGGATAAAGATGTCGAAAACAATGAATTGATTGTGGCACAAGGCCATGATCATCCACGTTTGTTTTCCAAAGGCTTAATTACCAAACAGCTCCACTGGGTAAATCGCGAACCCGTGCGTGAGGCGTTCCGTTGTACGGTGAAAACTCGTTATCGTCAAACGGATATTGCTTGTTTGGTTGAGCCGATTGATGACGATTGCATTCGAGTTCTTTTTGACGAGCCGCAAGCCGCGGTCACACCAGGTCAATCAGCGGTATTTTATCTTGATGAAGTCTGCTTAGGTGGCGGCATTATCGAAGAACGAATTTAA
- the nqrM gene encoding (Na+)-NQR maturation NqrM, producing the protein MQTLFFTLIAFVAIIVLMSVGFIFKKQSLKGSCGGLSSLGIAKACDCDKPCDTLQEKLDAGDENAKAEYEQKFAKKDDDSQFYEVK; encoded by the coding sequence ATGCAAACGTTATTTTTTACCCTAATCGCTTTTGTGGCCATTATTGTGTTAATGTCCGTGGGCTTTATCTTTAAAAAACAAAGTTTAAAGGGCAGCTGTGGCGGACTTTCATCACTCGGTATCGCCAAAGCCTGTGACTGTGATAAACCTTGCGACACTTTACAAGAAAAATTAGATGCTGGCGATGAAAATGCCAAAGCTGAGTACGAACAAAAATTTGCGAAGAAAGACGATGATTCGCAATTTTATGAAGTGAAATAA
- a CDS encoding FAD:protein FMN transferase translates to MKAKSLFFLALFTLLTACQKDPEIISLSGKTMGTTYHIRYIDDGSVKENAEKTHEQIEVVLKDVNQKMSTYIKDSELSRFNQNTQVNTPIEISADFAKVLQEAIRLNKVTEGSLDVTVGPVVNLWGFGPERRPERKPTPEQLAERQSWVGIDKIHLDMSGKTPTLSKAVPQVYIDLSSIAKGFGVDQVANVLEQNHVQNYMVEIGGEIRAKGKNAENKAWQIAIEKPNNTGERSVQEVIGLNNMAMATSGDYRIYFEENGQRFAHEIDPKTGYPIQHHLASITVLAPSSMTADGLSTGLFVLGEDKALEVAEKENIPVYLIMKTEQGFETKMSSAFQKLLANKE, encoded by the coding sequence ATGAAAGCTAAATCACTGTTTTTCCTGGCGTTATTTACCCTGTTGACGGCCTGTCAAAAAGATCCAGAAATTATTTCACTTAGTGGCAAAACCATGGGGACCACTTACCATATCCGCTACATTGATGACGGTTCAGTTAAAGAAAATGCTGAAAAAACACATGAGCAGATTGAAGTGGTTTTAAAAGATGTGAATCAGAAAATGTCCACTTACATTAAAGATTCCGAATTGAGCCGTTTTAATCAAAATACGCAAGTGAATACGCCAATTGAAATCTCTGCGGACTTTGCCAAAGTATTACAAGAAGCGATCCGTTTAAATAAGGTTACTGAGGGTTCATTGGATGTGACTGTAGGGCCTGTAGTGAATTTATGGGGTTTTGGGCCAGAAAGACGCCCAGAACGTAAGCCAACCCCTGAGCAACTTGCTGAACGTCAAAGTTGGGTGGGAATTGATAAAATTCACCTTGATATGAGCGGTAAAACCCCAACTTTAAGTAAAGCAGTACCGCAAGTTTATATTGATTTATCATCTATCGCTAAAGGTTTTGGTGTGGATCAAGTTGCGAATGTATTAGAGCAAAATCACGTACAAAACTATATGGTGGAAATTGGCGGAGAAATCCGTGCAAAAGGTAAAAATGCCGAAAATAAAGCTTGGCAAATCGCTATTGAAAAACCGAATAATACAGGTGAAAGATCAGTTCAAGAAGTAATTGGTTTAAATAATATGGCGATGGCTACTTCAGGCGATTACCGTATTTATTTCGAGGAAAATGGCCAACGTTTTGCACATGAAATTGACCCGAAAACCGGCTATCCAATTCAGCATCATTTAGCCTCAATTACCGTGCTTGCACCAAGCTCAATGACTGCTGATGGCTTATCTACAGGCCTATTTGTACTTGGTGAAGATAAAGCATTGGAAGTGGCAGAGAAAGAAAATATTCCGGTTTATTTAATTATGAAAACGGAACAAGGCTTTGAAACAAAAATGTCTTCAGCCTTCCAAAAGTTACTCGCAAATAAGGAATAA
- a CDS encoding CC0125/CC1285 family lipoprotein: MKKLILSLIMTTILTLTACSTPYQERGLRGGVTGIRLDDTIFEVTSSGNGFTGRGAIYRYGLRKAAEMSLSAGCKYFVAIDNQSQSFNVGISGKNIVNQELSLMNGNLVYMMNGTAYNVIKPRTYKNTFACFNNKPNALIPGLIFNAKYVIEDVSKVNETLQ; this comes from the coding sequence ATGAAAAAATTAATTCTAAGTTTAATTATGACTACTATATTAACATTAACAGCCTGTTCAACTCCTTATCAAGAAAGAGGATTGCGAGGGGGCGTTACAGGTATTAGATTGGATGATACTATCTTTGAAGTTACATCTTCAGGAAATGGGTTTACTGGCAGGGGTGCTATTTATCGATATGGGCTAAGAAAGGCTGCAGAGATGAGTTTATCAGCTGGATGTAAATATTTTGTTGCGATAGATAACCAGTCTCAAAGTTTTAACGTTGGAATTTCTGGTAAAAATATAGTTAATCAAGAGCTGAGTCTTATGAATGGTAATCTTGTATATATGATGAATGGTACGGCTTATAATGTAATTAAACCTAGAACATATAAGAATACTTTTGCATGCTTTAATAACAAACCAAATGCACTAATTCCTGGATTAATCTTTAATGCAAAATATGTAATTGAAGATGTATCTAAAGTTAATGAAACACTTCAATAA
- the nqrF gene encoding NADH:ubiquinone reductase (Na(+)-transporting) subunit F, which produces MSESSILLLGVAAFTVILLVLVAIILFAKSKLVDSGDITISINDDPEKAITLPAGGKLLGALASKGIFVSSACGGGGSCGQCIVKVKSGGGEILPTELSHINKREAKEGYRLACQVNVKGNMDVELPEEIFGVKKWECTVISNDNKATFIKELKLAIPEGEEVPFRAGGYIQIEADPHTVYYKDFDIPEEYHEDWDKYDLWRYVSKVDEHIIRAYSMASYPEEKGIIMLNVRIATPPPRQPDAPPGQMSSYIWSLKPGDKVTISGPFGEFFAKETDNEMVFIGGGAGMAPMRSHIFDQLKRLHSKRKMSFWYGARSKREMFYVEDFDQLQAENPNFTWHVALSDPLPEDNWTGYTGFIHNVLYENYLKNHEAPEDCEYYMCGPPVMNAAVIKMLKDLGVEDENILLDDFGG; this is translated from the coding sequence ATGAGCGAATCTTCAATTTTATTATTAGGTGTTGCGGCATTTACGGTTATCCTTTTAGTGCTCGTTGCGATTATTTTATTCGCTAAATCAAAATTAGTGGATTCTGGTGATATCACCATTTCTATTAATGACGATCCTGAAAAAGCGATTACTTTACCAGCTGGTGGCAAATTACTTGGTGCGTTAGCAAGTAAAGGTATCTTCGTTTCTTCTGCTTGTGGTGGCGGTGGCTCTTGTGGCCAATGTATTGTGAAAGTGAAAAGTGGCGGTGGTGAAATTCTACCAACCGAGCTTTCTCATATTAATAAACGTGAAGCAAAAGAAGGTTATCGTTTAGCTTGCCAAGTGAATGTAAAAGGCAATATGGACGTTGAACTTCCAGAAGAAATTTTCGGCGTGAAAAAATGGGAATGTACTGTTATTTCTAACGATAACAAAGCAACCTTCATCAAAGAGCTTAAATTGGCTATTCCTGAAGGCGAAGAAGTACCTTTCCGTGCTGGTGGTTATATCCAAATCGAAGCTGATCCACATACGGTTTACTATAAAGATTTTGATATTCCAGAAGAATACCACGAAGATTGGGACAAATACGATTTATGGCGTTATGTGTCTAAAGTGGATGAGCATATTATCCGTGCTTACTCAATGGCTTCATATCCAGAAGAGAAAGGCATCATTATGCTTAACGTGCGTATTGCAACGCCTCCACCACGTCAACCTGATGCGCCTCCAGGTCAAATGTCTTCTTACATTTGGTCATTAAAACCAGGTGATAAAGTGACAATTTCTGGTCCATTCGGTGAATTCTTCGCGAAAGAAACCGATAATGAGATGGTATTCATCGGTGGTGGTGCGGGTATGGCACCAATGCGTTCTCATATCTTTGACCAATTAAAACGTTTACACTCTAAACGTAAAATGTCATTCTGGTATGGTGCACGCTCTAAACGTGAAATGTTCTATGTAGAAGATTTTGATCAGCTTCAAGCAGAAAACCCTAACTTTACATGGCACGTGGCATTATCTGATCCGTTACCAGAAGATAACTGGACAGGTTACACCGGCTTTATTCACAACGTACTTTATGAAAACTACTTGAAAAATCATGAAGCACCAGAAGATTGTGAATACTACATGTGTGGACCTCCGGTGATGAACGCGGCGGTAATCAAAATGTTGAAAGACCTCGGTGTTGAAGATGAAAACATCTTATTAGATGACTTCGGTGGTTGA
- the nqrE gene encoding NADH:ubiquinone reductase (Na(+)-transporting) subunit E produces the protein MEHYISLFVKAIFIENMALSFFLGMCTFLAVSKKVSTAFGLGVAVTVVLGIAVPANQFVYEHVLKDGALVEGVSLEFLNFITFIGIIAGLVQLLEMTLDKFFPALYNALGIFLPLIAVNCAIFGGVSFAVQREYTFAESAVYGVGAGLGWMLAIVALAGLTEKMKYADVPAGLKGLGITFITAGLMALGFMSFSGIQL, from the coding sequence ATGGAACATTATATTAGCCTATTCGTGAAGGCGATCTTCATTGAAAACATGGCGCTCTCTTTCTTCTTAGGGATGTGTACTTTCCTTGCGGTTTCTAAGAAAGTTTCTACGGCATTTGGCCTTGGTGTTGCGGTAACAGTGGTACTTGGTATTGCGGTACCGGCTAACCAATTTGTATACGAACATGTATTAAAAGATGGCGCATTGGTAGAAGGTGTAAGCCTTGAGTTTTTAAACTTTATTACCTTTATCGGGATTATTGCGGGTCTTGTTCAATTACTTGAAATGACTTTAGATAAATTCTTCCCAGCACTTTATAACGCATTAGGTATTTTCCTTCCACTTATCGCCGTAAACTGTGCGATCTTTGGTGGTGTATCTTTTGCGGTACAACGTGAATACACTTTTGCAGAATCTGCAGTTTATGGTGTGGGTGCAGGGTTAGGTTGGATGTTAGCAATCGTTGCGCTTGCAGGCTTAACCGAAAAAATGAAATATGCCGATGTACCGGCAGGCTTAAAAGGATTAGGGATTACCTTTATTACTGCAGGCTTGATGGCGCTTGGCTTTATGTCATTCTCTGGAATTCAGTTATAA
- a CDS encoding NADH:ubiquinone reductase (Na(+)-transporting) subunit D: MADAKVNLKGLLLDPIAKNNPIALQILGICSALAVTTQLQTAIVMAIAVSLVTGFSSLFISLIRNYIPNSIRIIVQLAIIASLVILVDQVLKAYAYGLSKQLSVFVGLIITNCIVMGRAEAFAMKSPPLESFVDGIGNGLGYGAILLIVATLRELIGSGRLFGFPVFQTIQDGGWYQPNGLFLLAPSAFFIIGFVIWGLRTWKPEQQEK, encoded by the coding sequence ATGGCTGATGCAAAAGTAAATTTAAAAGGTCTTTTATTAGATCCTATTGCTAAAAATAACCCGATTGCCTTGCAAATTTTGGGTATCTGTTCTGCATTAGCGGTAACAACCCAATTACAAACCGCGATCGTTATGGCGATTGCGGTAAGTTTGGTAACCGGTTTCTCCAGTTTGTTCATTTCATTGATTCGTAACTATATTCCAAATAGTATCCGTATCATTGTGCAACTGGCGATTATCGCATCTTTAGTAATCTTGGTTGACCAAGTATTAAAAGCTTATGCTTATGGTTTATCTAAACAGCTCTCTGTATTCGTCGGTCTTATCATTACAAACTGTATCGTAATGGGACGCGCAGAAGCGTTTGCGATGAAATCACCACCGTTAGAAAGCTTTGTTGATGGTATCGGTAACGGTTTAGGTTATGGTGCGATCTTATTAATTGTTGCAACATTACGTGAATTAATCGGTTCTGGTCGTTTATTTGGTTTCCCTGTATTCCAAACTATTCAAGACGGTGGTTGGTATCAACCAAACGGTTTATTCCTTCTTGCACCAAGTGCGTTCTTTATTATCGGCTTCGTTATTTGGGGCTTAAGAACGTGGAAACCTGAGCAACAGGAGAAATAA
- a CDS encoding Na(+)-translocating NADH-quinone reductase subunit C: protein MAKFNKDSVSGTVTVVVLLSLVCSIVVSGAAVALKSKQDEQKALDVQRNILTVAGLMKEDNASVIKDTYSKFIEPRLVDLQSGDYVQASAEEINKFEPKDAVKDPAKSQAIPAEADKAGIKVRANQARVYLVKDEQGNVTQVVLPMYGRGLWSTMYGFVSVAPDANTIKGITYYDQGETAGLGGEIANPRWQAQFVDKKLFDEQGNQKFKIYKGSSAADKEHGVDGLSGATLTSNGVQGSFDYWFSQNGFGPFLAKFKAGEIK from the coding sequence ATGGCTAAATTTAATAAAGATAGCGTTAGCGGTACAGTTACCGTTGTTGTGTTGCTAAGTTTAGTGTGTTCTATCGTGGTTTCTGGTGCTGCAGTAGCATTAAAATCCAAACAAGATGAACAAAAAGCACTCGACGTTCAACGTAACATTTTAACTGTTGCTGGCTTAATGAAAGAAGATAATGCATCAGTAATTAAAGACACTTACAGCAAATTTATTGAACCACGTTTAGTTGATTTGCAAAGTGGTGATTACGTTCAAGCTTCAGCAGAAGAAATTAATAAATTTGAACCTAAAGATGCCGTTAAAGATCCAGCTAAAAGCCAAGCTATCCCAGCTGAGGCTGATAAAGCTGGAATTAAGGTTCGTGCAAACCAAGCGCGTGTTTATCTTGTAAAAGATGAACAAGGCAATGTAACCCAAGTTGTATTACCAATGTATGGCCGTGGTTTATGGTCAACCATGTATGGTTTTGTTTCTGTTGCACCAGATGCGAATACCATCAAAGGTATTACTTACTATGATCAAGGTGAAACAGCTGGTCTTGGTGGTGAAATTGCGAACCCGCGTTGGCAAGCACAGTTCGTTGATAAAAAATTATTCGATGAACAAGGTAACCAAAAATTCAAAATCTACAAAGGTAGCTCTGCTGCAGATAAAGAGCACGGTGTAGATGGTTTATCAGGTGCAACTTTAACCAGTAACGGTGTTCAAGGTTCATTTGATTATTGGTTCAGCCAAAATGGCTTTGGTCCATTCTTAGCGAAATTTAAAGCAGGAGAAATCAAATAA
- a CDS encoding NADH:ubiquinone reductase (Na(+)-transporting) subunit B, whose amino-acid sequence MGLKNLFEKMEPAFLPGGKYSKLYPVFESIYTLLYTPGTVTHKNTHVRDALDSKRMMITVFLALFPAIFYGMYNVGNQAIPALNQLGNLEQLIANDWHYALASSLGLDLTNNATWGSKMALGAIFFLPIYLVVFTVCTIWELLFSVVRGHEVNEGMFVSTILFALIVPPTLPLWQAALGISFGIVVAKEIFGGVGRNFMNPALAGRAFLFFAYPAQISGDLVWTAADGFSGATALSQWSQGGQAALQHTVTGQPITWMDAFIGNIPGSMGEVSTLALLIGGAVIVFTRIASWRIMAGVMIGMIGTATLFNLIGSDSNQMFSMPWHWHFVLGGFALGMIFMATDPVSASFTNTGKWWYGALIGVMAVLIRTVNPAYPEGMMLAILFANLFAPIFDYIVVQANIKRRRARTNG is encoded by the coding sequence ATGGGTTTAAAAAATCTTTTTGAAAAAATGGAACCCGCGTTTTTACCAGGTGGTAAATACAGCAAGCTTTATCCGGTCTTTGAATCGATTTATACCTTGCTTTATACACCAGGTACGGTAACGCACAAAAACACACACGTTCGTGATGCGTTAGACTCAAAACGTATGATGATTACGGTTTTCCTTGCGTTGTTCCCAGCGATTTTCTACGGGATGTACAATGTGGGTAACCAAGCGATCCCTGCTTTAAATCAATTAGGCAATTTAGAGCAATTAATTGCTAACGATTGGCACTATGCGCTTGCAAGTTCATTAGGTTTAGATTTAACCAATAATGCAACTTGGGGCTCAAAAATGGCGTTAGGGGCGATCTTCTTCTTACCAATTTACTTAGTGGTATTTACCGTTTGTACAATTTGGGAATTATTGTTCTCAGTGGTGCGTGGTCATGAAGTAAATGAAGGGATGTTCGTTTCAACCATTTTATTTGCGTTAATCGTTCCACCAACATTGCCATTATGGCAAGCGGCGCTTGGTATCAGCTTTGGTATCGTGGTAGCGAAAGAAATCTTCGGTGGTGTAGGTCGTAACTTTATGAACCCTGCACTTGCTGGTCGTGCATTCTTATTCTTTGCTTATCCGGCTCAAATTTCCGGTGACTTAGTATGGACTGCAGCAGATGGTTTCTCAGGTGCAACCGCACTTTCACAATGGTCTCAAGGTGGTCAAGCAGCATTACAACACACTGTAACCGGTCAACCTATTACTTGGATGGATGCATTCATCGGTAATATCCCTGGTTCAATGGGGGAGGTTTCAACGCTTGCGTTATTAATCGGTGGTGCAGTGATTGTATTCACTCGAATTGCTTCTTGGCGCATTATGGCTGGTGTCATGATCGGTATGATTGGTACTGCAACCTTATTCAACTTAATCGGTTCTGATTCTAACCAAATGTTCTCCATGCCTTGGCATTGGCACTTTGTATTAGGTGGTTTTGCACTTGGTATGATCTTCATGGCTACAGACCCTGTATCAGCTTCATTTACCAACACAGGTAAATGGTGGTACGGTGCGTTAATTGGCGTGATGGCTGTATTAATTCGTACAGTGAACCCAGCTTATCCAGAAGGGATGATGTTAGCGATTTTATTTGCAAACTTATTTGCACCAATTTTCGACTACATCGTGGTTCAAGCAAATATCAAACGTCGGAGAGCAAGAACAAATGGCTAA